One Oryza brachyantha chromosome 3, ObraRS2, whole genome shotgun sequence DNA segment encodes these proteins:
- the LOC102704961 gene encoding nifU-like protein 1, chloroplastic, producing MDASLTVAGAAAMFLRPQIRLRITQSSLPLPLRRLQFGPSKIQTSRTPAHLAAASASTPPAAGGGLYSAETFQLTAENVDRVLDDVRPYLIADGGDVSVASVEDGVISLKLEGACGSCPSSTTTMKMGIERVLKEKFGDAVKDIRQVFDDDQQPAETTPQAVNGHLDILRPAIANYGGSVEVVAVDGEDCLVRYEGPESIGSGIKAAIKEKFPDITNVVFLQ from the exons ATGGATGCTTCGCTtaccgtcgccggcgccgccgccatgtttCTGCGGCCGCAAATCCGCCTTCGAATAACCCAATCGAGTCTGCCGCTGCCCCTTCGGCGGCTCCAATTCGGACCCTCCAAGATCCAGACCTCCCGCACCCCGGCCCACCtggcggcggcctccgcgtccacgccaccggcggcgggaggcggccTGTACTCCGCGGAGACCTTCCAGCTGACGGCGGAGAACGTCGACCGCGTCCTCGACGACGTGCGCCCCTACCTCATCGCCGACGGCGGGGACGTCTCCGTCGCGTCCGTCGAGGACGGCGTCATCTCCCTCAAGCTCGAAG GAGCGTGCGGCAGCTGCCCcagctcgacgacgacgatgaagaTGGGCATCGAGCGCGTGCTCAAGGAGAAGTTCGGCGACGCCGTCAAGGACATCCGCCAGGTGTTCGATGACGACCAGCAGCCGGCGGAGACAACGCCACAG GCGGTGAACGGCCACCTGGACATACTGCGGCCGGCGATCGCCAACTACGGCGGGAGCGTGGAGgtggtcgccgtcgacggcgaggactGCCTAGTGAGGTACGAAGGCCCCGAGTCCATTGGGAGCGGGATCAAGGCGGCCATCAAGGAGAAGTTCCCGGACATCACCAATGTGGTGTTCTTGCAGTGA